The proteins below come from a single Aegilops tauschii subsp. strangulata cultivar AL8/78 chromosome 6, Aet v6.0, whole genome shotgun sequence genomic window:
- the LOC141025674 gene encoding uncharacterized protein, translating to MWKRPNRGSVKINVDASYNAETLSGPTGAIARDDKGQFLSAATWYIPHVSSAVSAELIAIRNGLYLAANIGCNRVIIESDSALAIEAVNNHDNYFGQDAATVVECKMLASDYASASFDNCFREANSMADSLAKFSFTSTSSVWDSTPPDLISHLIGCSGVMLLGNSPSTGRRKAPPSTEKVQVLHEGACMETRVACGDAKYVACEMFYGIAFP from the exons ATGTGGAAGAGACCAAATAGAGGGAGTGTTAAGATCAATGTGGATGCTTCATACAATGCTGAAACTTTATCTGGGCCAACAGGAGCCATAGCAAGGGATGATAAAGGACAATTCTTGTCAGCAGCGACATGGTACATACCGCATGTTAGTAGTGCAGTATCAGCAGAACTAATTGCTATCCGTAATGGGCTATATCTGGCGGCAAATATTGGGTGCAATAGAGTCATAATTGAATCTGACAGTGCACTGGCGATAGAGGCGGTGAACAACCATGACAACTACTTTGGTCAAGATGCTGCGACGGTAGTGGAGTGCAAAATGCTGGCTTCAGATTATGCTTCTGCATCCTTTGACAACTGTTTCCGAGAAGCAAATTCCATGGCAGATAGTTTAGCAAAATTTAGCTTTACTTCTACTTCTTCTGTGTGGGACTCTACCCCACCCGACCTTATTTCTCACCTGATT GGTTGCAGCGGCGTGATGTTGCTCGGCAACTCACCGTCGACGGGCCGCCGGAAGGCACCCCCGAGCACCGAGAAAGTGCAGGTGCTACACGAGGGTGCATGCATGGAGACGCGCGTGGCCTGCGGCGACGCTAAGTACGTCGCCTGCGAGATGTTCTACGGCATAGCTTTCCCATGA
- the LOC109761425 gene encoding mitochondrial ATP-independent inner membrane protease subunit 1a isoform X1: MIPKTKGKIIPIEPSSPSAAAMSRFVRRLAGIPWRQIAGEASSVGLLMAQGLCAVHVVSEHVLGVAFPRGPSMLPALNMAGDVLLTDKVSPRRGWVGPGDVVLLLSPEDPRKIVAKRVLGMEGDEVTYPVDAGNSDATKTVVVPQGHIWVQGDNIYSSNDSRQFGPVPYGLVKGKMSYRIWPPSRIGSIDSKE, encoded by the exons ATGATACCGAAAACAAAAGGAAAAATAATCCCAATCGAGCCCTCCTCCCCTTCCGCCGCCGCCATGTCCCGCTTCGTGCGGCGCCTCGCCGGCATCCCGTGGCGCCAGATCGCCGGGGAGGCCTCCTCCGTCGGCCTGCTAATGGCGCAGGGCCTCTGCGCCGTCCACGTCGTCAGCGAGCACGTCCTCGGCGTCGCCTTC CCACGGGGCCCCAGCATGCTGCCGGCGCTGAACATGGCGGGGGACGTGCTGCTCACCGACAAGGTGAGCCCGCGGCGCGGGTGGGTGGGGCCGGGGGACGTCGTGCTCCTCCTCTCGCCGGAGGACCCGCGCAAGATCGTCGCCAAGCGCGTGCTCGGGATGGAGGGCGACGAGGTCACCTACCCCGTCGACGCCGGCAACAGCGACGCCACCAAGACCGTCGTG GTACCGCAAGGTCATATCTGGGTGCAGGGCGACAATATCTATTCATCTAACGACTCGAGGCAGTTTGGACCCGTGCCTTACGGTCTCGTAAAAGGGAAGATGTCCTATCGG ATTTGGCCACCGTCAAGGATTGGTTCGATTGACTCAAAGGAGTAG
- the LOC109761425 gene encoding mitochondrial ATP-independent inner membrane protease subunit 1a isoform X2 — MSRFVRRLAGIPWRQIAGEASSVGLLMAQGLCAVHVVSEHVLGVAFPRGPSMLPALNMAGDVLLTDKVSPRRGWVGPGDVVLLLSPEDPRKIVAKRVLGMEGDEVTYPVDAGNSDATKTVVVPQGHIWVQGDNIYSSNDSRQFGPVPYGLVKGKMSYRIWPPSRIGSIDSKE; from the exons ATGTCCCGCTTCGTGCGGCGCCTCGCCGGCATCCCGTGGCGCCAGATCGCCGGGGAGGCCTCCTCCGTCGGCCTGCTAATGGCGCAGGGCCTCTGCGCCGTCCACGTCGTCAGCGAGCACGTCCTCGGCGTCGCCTTC CCACGGGGCCCCAGCATGCTGCCGGCGCTGAACATGGCGGGGGACGTGCTGCTCACCGACAAGGTGAGCCCGCGGCGCGGGTGGGTGGGGCCGGGGGACGTCGTGCTCCTCCTCTCGCCGGAGGACCCGCGCAAGATCGTCGCCAAGCGCGTGCTCGGGATGGAGGGCGACGAGGTCACCTACCCCGTCGACGCCGGCAACAGCGACGCCACCAAGACCGTCGTG GTACCGCAAGGTCATATCTGGGTGCAGGGCGACAATATCTATTCATCTAACGACTCGAGGCAGTTTGGACCCGTGCCTTACGGTCTCGTAAAAGGGAAGATGTCCTATCGG ATTTGGCCACCGTCAAGGATTGGTTCGATTGACTCAAAGGAGTAG
- the LOC109761411 gene encoding probable methyltransferase PMT17, translating to MAKDYPASPKAQHLQESKKQRLTYVLVVSALCVAFYVLGAWQNSTMPNPVADSAISRVDCDTVAQRDGSVPSFAPASENVLDFDAHHQLNLSETESVVQQFPACPLNQSEYTPCEDRKRGRLFDRDMLIYRERHCPGKDEQIRCLIPAPPKYKNPFRWPESRDVAWFDNIPHKELSIEKAVQNWIRVEGNKFRFPGGGTMFPHGAEAYIDEISKLISLSDGRIRTAIDTGCGVASFGAYLLKRNIITVSFAPRDTHEAQVQFALERGVPAILGVMGSIRLPYPSRAFDLAHCSRCLIPWGGHDGLYLAEIDRILRPGGYWIHSGPPINWKTHHNGWKRAEEDLKREQDKIEDVARSLCWNKVAEKEDLSIWQKPKNHLECADIKKKHKIPHICKSDNPDAAWYKKMESCLTPLPEVSNQGSIAGGEVARWPKRAFTVPPRVKRGTIPGIDEKKFEEDMKLWEKRLAYYKRTTPIAQGRYRNVMDMNANLGGFAASLVKYPVWVMNVVPVNSDKDTLGAIYERGFIGTYQDWCEAFSTYPRTYDLLHADNLFSIYQDRCDITDILLEMDRILRPEGTAIIRDTVDMLTKVQAIAQRMRWDSRILDHEDGPFNPEKVLVAVKTYWTADPSEHS from the exons ATGGCTAAAGATTACCCAGCATCTCCTAAAGCCCAGCATCTGCAAGAATCCAAGAAGCAGCGTCTCACCTACGTACTTGTGGTGAGCGCTCTCTGCGTTGCCTTCTACGTGCTCGGGGCATGGCAGAACAGCACCATGCCGAATCCTGTGGCTGATTCGGCAATCAGCCGAGTCGACTGTGATACCGTGGCGCAGAGAGACGGCTCGGTGCCGTCTTTTGCGCCTGCATCTGAGAATGTGCTCGATTTTGATGCGCACCACCAGCTGAACCTCAGTGAGACAGAGTCTGTGGTGCAGCAGTTCCCTGCGTGCCCGCTCAATCAGAGTGAGTACACGCCATGCGAGGACCGGAAACGTGGCCGTCTGTTTGACCGGGACATGCTGATATACCGTGAGAGGCACTGCCCGGGCAAGGACGAGCAGATCCGATGCCTCATTCCAGCGCCACCAAAGTACAAGAACCCCTTCAGGTGGCCGGAGAGCAGGGACGTCGCTTGGTTTGACAATATCCCTCACAAGGAGCTCAGCATTGAGAAGGCCGTGCAGAACTGGATCCGAGTGGAGGGGAACAAGTTCCGGTTCCCTGGTGGTGGCACTATGTTTCCCCATGGCGCTGAAGCGTACATTGATGAAATCAGTAAGCTCATCTCGTTGTCGGATGGGAGGATCAGGACGGCGATCGACACGGGCTGCGGG GTTGCTAGCTTTGGGGCATACTTGCTGAAGAGGAACATCATTACCGTGTCGTTTGCGCCGAGGGACACACACGAAGCTCAGGTGCAATTTGCACTGGAAcgtggtgtgcctgccatcctcgGGGTGATGGGATCAATACGGTTGCCTTATCCATCTAGGGCATTTGATCTGGCTCATTGTTCACGTTGTCTGATTCCTTGGGGAGGACATG ATGGACTGTACCTTGCCGAGATCGATAGAATTCTAAGGCCAGGGGGCTACTGGATTCACTCGGGCCCTCCAATCAACTGGAAGACGCACCACAATGGGTGGAAGAGGGCCGAGGAAGACCTCAAGCGGGAGCAAGACAAGATTGAGGATGTCGCGAGGAGCCTTTGCTGGAATAAGGTGGCCGAGAAGGAGGATCTCTCCATCTGGCAGAAGCCCAAGAACCACCTTGAGTGTGCCGACATAAAAAAGAAGCATAAGATACCCCATATCTGCAAGAGTGACAACCCTGATGCTGCCTG GTACAAGAAGATGGAATCCTGTCTTACTCCATTGCCTGAAGTAAGCAACCAGGGATCAATCGCCGGCGGAGAGGTTGCGAGATGGCCAAAGAGGGCATTCACGGTGCCCCCAAGGGTTAAGAGGGGCACGATTCCGGGGATAGATGAAAAGAAGTTTGAGGAGGACATGAAGCTGTGGGAGAAGAGGTTGGCGTACTACAAACGCACCACACCCATAGCACAGGGGAGGTACAGGAATGTGATGGACATGAACGCGAACTTGGGCGGTTTCGCCGCTTCCCTGGTTAAGTACCCTGTGTGGGTGATGAACGTCGTCCCGGTCAATTCGGACAAAGACACCCTCGGAGCAATTTACGAGCGAGGGTTCATCGGCACGTACCAGGACTGGTGTGAAGCCTTCTCGACGTATCCGAGGACCTACGACCTTTTGCACGCCGACAATTTGTTCAGCATCTACCAGGACAG GTGCGACATAACGGACATCCTCCTGGAGATGGACAGGATACTGAGGCCCGAGGGCACGGCGATCATCCGCGACACGGTCGACATGCTCACCAAGGTGCAGGCCATAGCCCAGCGGATGCGGTGGGACAGCCGCATCCTGGACCACGAGGACGGGCCCTTCAACCCGGAGAAGGTCCTGGTGGCGGTCAAGACGTACTGGACGGCCGACCCATCGGAGCACAGCTAA